One window from the genome of Natrialba magadii ATCC 43099 encodes:
- a CDS encoding DUF555 domain-containing protein — MGNYLVAMEAAWLVRDVDSIDDAIGVAVSEAGKRLNSENMDYVEVEVGATGCPACGEPFDSAFVAAQTALVGLGLEMEVFNADSEEHASRIAKSEVGGALRDVPLSVVEIMETPADE; from the coding sequence ATGGGCAACTATCTCGTCGCGATGGAAGCAGCGTGGCTCGTTCGTGACGTCGATTCGATAGACGACGCGATCGGTGTCGCAGTAAGCGAAGCCGGAAAGCGACTCAACAGCGAGAATATGGACTACGTCGAGGTCGAAGTCGGCGCGACGGGCTGTCCGGCCTGCGGTGAGCCGTTCGACTCCGCGTTCGTCGCGGCCCAGACTGCACTCGTCGGCCTGGGACTCGAGATGGAAGTGTTCAACGCCGACAGCGAGGAACACGCCTCTCGCATTGCAAAGAGCGAAGTCGGCGGCGCACTGCGTGACGTGCCGCTGTCGGTCGTCGAGATTATGGAAACGCCAGCGGACGAGTAA
- a CDS encoding CBS domain-containing protein, with the protein MELPTPADLRQRRTDLGLTQSELAETADVSQPLIARIEGGDVDPRLSTLRRIVNALEKAESDVVRAEDLMNEAVVNVTPDDPVKEAARKMEEEAYSQLAVIQDGIPVGSISQSDLVHLDSAARDEPIADHMSESFPTVSKDATLDEISNLLEHYKAVMITEAGETVGIITEADVASRFS; encoded by the coding sequence ATGGAGCTGCCAACCCCTGCGGACCTGCGCCAGCGACGGACCGACCTCGGGTTGACTCAGAGCGAACTCGCCGAGACGGCAGACGTCTCCCAGCCGCTGATCGCCCGCATCGAGGGCGGCGACGTCGATCCGCGCCTCTCGACGCTGCGTCGAATCGTCAACGCACTCGAGAAGGCCGAGAGCGACGTGGTTCGCGCGGAGGATCTGATGAACGAGGCCGTGGTGAACGTAACGCCGGACGATCCGGTGAAGGAAGCGGCGCGAAAGATGGAAGAGGAGGCCTACTCACAACTCGCCGTGATTCAGGACGGCATTCCGGTTGGCTCGATCAGTCAGAGCGATCTGGTCCACCTCGATTCCGCCGCCCGCGACGAACCGATCGCGGACCACATGAGCGAGAGTTTCCCGACGGTGTCGAAAGACGCGACCCTAGACGAGATCAGCAACCTGCTGGAGCACTACAAGGCCGTGATGATCACGGAAGCGGGAGAAACGGTTGGGATCATTACCGAGGCAGACGTCGCGTCGCGGTTCTCCTGA
- a CDS encoding helix-turn-helix domain-containing protein translates to MSTRLGTTEGSNARELLHFVTQQTRFALLTNIVQHPEQLPSMYELEQLNPSVSDATVYKHVQKLIDVGVVREVSLPEDERQQGYPWKFYALTDDGRQFLDEHNVLAAEETLQQLYETISDKPEKMIRYENAPRPALE, encoded by the coding sequence ATGAGTACCCGGCTTGGGACCACCGAGGGGTCGAACGCGCGCGAACTCCTCCACTTCGTCACCCAACAGACCCGGTTCGCACTGCTCACGAATATCGTTCAACACCCAGAACAACTGCCTTCGATGTACGAACTCGAGCAGTTGAACCCCAGCGTGAGCGACGCAACCGTCTACAAACACGTCCAGAAACTGATCGACGTCGGCGTCGTTCGCGAGGTCTCCCTCCCCGAAGACGAGCGCCAGCAGGGCTATCCCTGGAAATTCTACGCGCTCACCGACGACGGCCGGCAGTTCCTCGACGAACACAACGTCCTTGCCGCAGAGGAAACCCTCCAGCAACTGTACGAGACCATCTCCGACAAACCGGAGAAAATGATCCGCTACGAAAACGCACCGCGACCTGCACTCGAGTAG
- a CDS encoding aldo/keto reductase produces MEYTTLGTTGMEVSRLCLGCMSFGSSDWREWVLEDEESKEIIERAIDLGINFFDTANMYSRGESERILGDALAEFDYQQEAVVATKVYHPMRDDDPNSGGLSRKTIEQELAASRERLGVDTIDLYQIHRWDDETPIETTMRALDDAVRRGHVRYVGASSMWAHQFADALHTSDQLALNQFVTMQNHYNLVYREEEREMLPLCAKEDIGVLPWSPLARGYLTRPHEDIDATTRGEAEEHMYNHPYREGGGREINERVAELAAEKGVTMAQISLAWLLHKDWVDAPIIGTTSVEHLEQAVEALDISLSASDMAYLEEPYEPVSVSGHT; encoded by the coding sequence ATGGAGTACACGACACTCGGCACCACTGGTATGGAAGTGAGTCGCCTCTGTCTCGGCTGCATGAGCTTCGGCTCCTCGGACTGGCGGGAGTGGGTACTCGAAGACGAGGAGAGCAAGGAAATCATCGAACGCGCAATCGACCTCGGGATCAACTTCTTTGATACCGCGAACATGTACTCGCGAGGGGAGTCCGAGCGCATCCTCGGCGATGCCCTTGCGGAGTTCGACTACCAGCAGGAGGCCGTCGTCGCGACCAAAGTCTACCATCCGATGCGCGACGACGACCCCAACTCGGGGGGACTCTCCCGAAAAACGATTGAGCAGGAACTCGCGGCCAGCCGCGAGCGCCTGGGCGTAGATACGATTGATCTCTACCAGATCCACCGCTGGGACGACGAGACGCCAATCGAGACGACCATGCGGGCACTCGACGACGCCGTCCGCCGGGGTCACGTGCGGTACGTGGGGGCTTCCTCGATGTGGGCTCACCAGTTCGCCGATGCGTTACACACGAGCGACCAACTGGCTCTCAATCAGTTCGTCACGATGCAGAACCACTACAACCTCGTCTACCGCGAGGAGGAACGCGAGATGCTGCCGCTCTGTGCGAAAGAAGATATCGGTGTCCTCCCCTGGTCTCCGCTCGCCCGAGGATATCTCACGCGCCCGCACGAGGACATCGACGCGACGACCCGCGGGGAAGCAGAGGAGCACATGTACAATCACCCCTACCGCGAGGGTGGCGGCAGAGAGATCAACGAACGTGTCGCCGAACTCGCGGCCGAGAAGGGTGTCACGATGGCTCAGATCTCCCTCGCCTGGCTCCTGCACAAAGACTGGGTCGACGCACCGATTATCGGGACGACGAGCGTCGAGCACCTGGAACAGGCCGTCGAGGCGCTCGACATCTCGCTGTCAGCGTCGGATATGGCGTACCTGGAAGAACCCTACGAACCGGTTTCGGTGTCGGGTCACACCTGA